One Salvelinus namaycush isolate Seneca chromosome 4, SaNama_1.0, whole genome shotgun sequence genomic window carries:
- the LOC120045772 gene encoding endoplasmic reticulum protein SC65-like yields MVANLQRVKGTIFSISLCFIATVVVAQYDNYNFRHFPQEELIPIESAYAKGLDKYASENWTHCIKFIELSLRLHRLLKDSVTYCIQNCNASHVQLQEPVMASSTGDMQIFWRILMRASCLKKCRTHFPALALPYPRKEVMDDFDNRSPYRYMYFAYVQMDDLQKALASAHTYLQRNPEDPVMTQHMNQYKREFDLAGYLIDHEERPYEVSFLKAVTLFNSEDFSSSISHMEQALSQYLQQYSLCQAMCQGACDADLPQTKDLYPTLADAYVDALRCEVKCEENLMPNVGGYFVEKFIATMYHYLQFAYYKLNDARSAAPCASSYGLFDPEDKVMRQNMLYYQSYREQWGLDDHSFTPRVEALRYYNHTTLLKQMLAFAENYLQSDEEFLGPEEAAMEDSSDVEFEGLGDYQESILARWSQPTAKGDVGDS; encoded by the exons ATGGTCGCCAATCTCCAACGCGTAAAAGGAACTATTTTCTCGATCTCTTTGTGTTTTATTGCCACTGTAGTGGTCGCGCAGTATGACAACTACAACTTTAGACATTTCCCACAAGAGGAGCTCATTCCCATCGAGTCTGCGTATGCAAAAGGCTTGGACAAGTATGCTTCAGAAAATTGGACGCACTGTATCAAATTCATTGAATTAAGTTTACGCCTGCATCGGCTTCTGAAAGACAGCGTGACATACTGCATACAAAACTGTAATGCCAGTCATGTACAGTTACAGGAGCCTGTCATGGCCAGCAGCACCGGGGATATGCAGATCTTCTGGCGCATTTTGATGCGGGCATCATGTCTGAAAAAGTGCAGGACACACTTCCCTGCGCTCGCGCTCCCTTACCCTAGAAAAGAGGTGATGGATGATTTCGATAATAGGTCGCCCTACCGTTACATGTACTTTGCTTATGTCCAG ATGGATGACCTCCAGAAGGCGTTGGCGTCAGCCCACACCTACCTACAGAGAAACCCAGAGGACCCGGTCATGACACAGCACATGAACCAATACAAAAGAGAGTTTGACTTGGCGGGCTATCTCATTGACCACGAGGAACGCCCCTATGAG GTTAGCTTCCTGAAAGCGGTCACCTTGTTCAACTCAGAGGACTTCAGCAGCAGTATCAGTCACATGGAGCAGGCCCTCAGCCAGTACCTCCAGCAGTACAGCCTGTGTCAGGCCATGTGCCAGGGGGCCTGCGACGCCGACCTCCCCCAAACTAAAGACCTGTACCCCACACTGGCAG ATGCCTATGTTGATGCACTGAGATGCGAGGTGAAGTGTGAGGAAAACCTAATGCCAAATGTTGGCGGCTACTTTGTGGAGAAATTCATCGCCACTATGTATCACTACCTGCAATTTGCTTATTATAAGT TAAATGATGCCCGCAGTGCGGCCCCCTGTGCGTCCAGCTACGGGCTCTTTGACCCTGAGGACAAGGTCATGAGGCAGAATATGTTATACTACCAGTCTTACAGAGAGCAGTGGGGCCTGGATGACCACAGCTTCACACCCAGGGTG GAAGCATTGAGGTACTACAACCATACCACCTTGCTGAAACAGATGCTGGCATTTGCAGAGAACTACTTGCAGTCTGATGAG GAATTTTTGGGTCCGGAAGAAGCTGCCATGGAGGACTCCTCTGATGTTGAGTTTGAAGGGCTTGGAGACTATCAGGAATCAATCCTGGCTAGATGGTCACAACCCACAGCTAAAGGGGACGTTGGTGATTCCTAA